The following coding sequences are from one Hydra vulgaris chromosome 04, alternate assembly HydraT2T_AEP window:
- the LOC105849173 gene encoding uncharacterized protein LOC105849173 isoform X2, which produces MNLNTIQHEKWLQKRKYTFIAFSIQMVVIGMEYSLTIITLWLYIKEMINTSSPKLYYGLVSLSYMLACSILTPFIGRWADRTRDINRSSLICNMLMLTGNVLYTLHFSPFFLIGGRVIAGFGGALKSIIYSETIRSYLGHETSAKLSVLSVMLNFGYMLGPGINFFFKDIDFYIGGWHLKNVNFPGLFLGFLCFAMEIVTIIMVHDLSKEFDYKDFTENDFITNVVNEVYEFNNIIDDKKIPLVRKSSSSKKMTVTEATVVLPVYSKQHSVITILKTLFANFDSALILFSNFFLSFYFINVDIWLPLLIIEKMHLSMVETNICFLGVNGICVFMLLIFIWGRLSDKKLIILFILSLVGFSTVSVSFIILSHFPDSKCLNIILCIVYMVSFAGTPIVIYVFFISTLAKMVNSNILAFVDSIRSSVHSMGALLAFSFSAFIFDYIEVFGTLYAVILITIGILFILRKKHITNPKLLL; this is translated from the coding sequence atgaatttaaacaCAATACAGCACGAAAAATggttacaaaaaagaaaatacacgTTTATTGCTTTTTCAATTCAAATGGTTGTTATCGGAATGGAATACAGTCTTACCATTATAACATTATGGTTGTATATCAAAGAAATGATAAATACTAGCTCACCTAAACTGTATTATGGTCTTGTGTCCTTGTCATACATGCTTGCATGTTCAATACTAACACCGTTTATTGGAAGATGGGCCGATAGGACTCGAGATATCAATAGGTCATCTTTAATATGTAACATGTTGATGCTTACTGGAAATGTGTTATACACTCTTcatttttctcctttttttttaataggagGAAGAGTCATAGCTGGCTTTGGTGGAGCgttaaaatctataatttatagtGAAACGATTCGAAGTTACTTAGGGCATGAAACAAGTGCAAAACTATCAGTTTTATCAGTTATGCTTAATTTTGGTTATATGCTTGGACCaggaataaactttttttttaaagatatcgATTTTTATATAGGTGGCTGGCATTTGAAAAACGTAAATTTCCCCGGACTCTTTTTGGGTTTTTTATGTTTCGCAATGGAAATTGTTACCATAATAATGGTGCATGATTTGTCGAAAGAGTTTGATTATAAAGATTTTACTGAAAACGATTTCATAACAAATGTAGTTAATGAAGTTTAtgaatttaataacattatagaCGACAAAAAAATACCTTTAGTGCGAAAAAGTAGTTCAAGCAAAAAAATGACCGTAACCGAAGCAACTGTAGTTCTACCAGTATATTCAAAACAGCATTCtgtaataacaattttaaaaacattgtttgcGAACTTTGATTCAGcacttattttgttttcaaatttttttctatctttttattttattaacgtAGACATATGGCTACCATTACTAATTATTGAGAAAATGCATCTTTCGATGGTAGAAACGAACATATGCTTTTTAGGTGTGAATGGAATCTgtgtttttatgttgttaatatttatatggGGACGGTTGTCTGATAAGAAGCTGATCATATTATTTATTCTTAGCTTAGTTGGGTTTTCCACGGTCAGCGtaagttttattattctttCACATTTTCCAGATAGCAAGTGTTTGAATATCATTTTATGCATCGTTTACATGGTTAGTTTTGCAGGTACACCTATAGtgatttatgtattttttataagtacaCTAGCCAAAATGGTCAACTCAAATATTTTGGCATTTGTTGACAGCATTCGATCTTCTGTTCATAGCATGGGAGCACTTCTAGCTTTTAGTTTTTCAGCCTTTATCTTTGATTATATTGAAGTATTTGGAACACTGTATGCTGTCATTTTGATAACTATTGGAATCCTgtttattttaagaaagaaaCATATAACTAATCCCAAACTATTGTTGTGA
- the LOC136079008 gene encoding uncharacterized protein LOC136079008 yields the protein MEDVVSEDINLTLPRNFICHPMITATADRSKLSNAQLMMNISAILVLGSVKAKEVDISINTIRRARKHSRQIMSRSIISEFKTKVKSDYLTLHWDGKLMKQLSGKKFDYLTVLVRGSPNCPEGKILSIKPIQSGTGVSICRGILEDLEEWDLKKNIVAQVFDTTACNTGVRNGAATLLEETKSMKTLLWLACRHHVLELILGSFCNALF from the exons ATGGAAGATGTTGTGTCAGAAGATATAAACTTAACTTTACCAAGAAACTTTATTTGTCATCCAATGATAACAGCAACAGCTGACAGATCTAAATTATCAAATGCACAGCTAATGATGAATATTTCTGCAATCCTGGTTctag gtagTGTTAAAGCTAAAGAAGTGGACATTtcaataaatacaattagaaGAGCACGTAAGCATAGTAGGCAAATTATGTCAAGAAGTATAATTTCagagtttaaaacaaaagttaaatcaGATTATTTAACTCTTCACTGGGATGGGAAACTCATGAAGCAATTATCTGGTAAAAAGTTTGACTATTTAACTGTTTTAGTAAGAGGTTCTCCAAATTGCCCGGAAGgtaaaattttatctattaaaCCTATTCAGTCTGGTACAGGAGTTTCTATCTGCAGAGGAATTTTAGAAGATTTAGAAGAATGggatcttaaaaaaaatattgttgcccAAGTTTTTGATACAACGGCTTGTAATACTGGAGTGAGAAACGGAGCGGCAACTCTTCTTGAGGAAACCAAATCTATGAAAACGCTTCTCTGGCTTGCATGTCGCCATCATGTTTTAGAACTGATTCTTGGATCATTTTgtaatgctttattttaa
- the LOC136079613 gene encoding uncharacterized protein LOC136079613 translates to MEVSIKNIEKLMKSMLEEQRKSILKETEKLLKEQESNFAKITCANMKIITERLEKIESDLNKDKIKIKGMLKDISELKESIDFQEEISMKRISETNKRIDEVKKLYNEKTLLDSNNESNFLKDIKKKLVDLENRSRRNNLRIDGVKELPDESWEDSTKIVKKIFSEKLQINKEIIIERAHRSGSIKSGKERSIVLKLLNFNDKKLILLNSKKLRGTGVFINEDFAKETMEKRKKLWDEVIKLRKEAPYVEHSSQVVYAMK, encoded by the exons ATGgaagtttctataaaaaacatcgAAAAACTAATGAAAAGCATGTTAGAGGAACAGAGAAAGTCTATTTTAAAGGAAACAGAAAAACTACTTAAAGAACAAGAAAGTAACTTTGCAAAAATCACTTGtgcaaatatgaaaataataacagaaagaCTAGAAAAAATTGAAAGCGATTTGaacaaagacaaaataaaaataaaaggtatGTTAAAAGATATCAGTGAATTAAAAGAGAGTATTGATTTCCAAGAGGAGATTTCAATGAAGAGGATATCTGAAACTAACAAACGCATAGacgaagttaaaaaattatacaatgaAAAAACACTTCTTGATTCGAATAAcgaatcaaattttttgaaagatataaaaaaaaagttagtagaTCTTGAAAACCGATCCCGAAGAAACAATTTGCGAATAGATGGTGTTAAAGAACTACCTGATGAATCTTGGGAAGATagtacaaaaattgttaaaaaaatattttctgaaaaactccaaattaataaagaaattataatcGAAAGAGCGCACAGATCAGGGTCAATAAAGTCAGGAAAAGAGcgatcaattgttttaaaacttttaaatttcaacgataaaaagttaattctgctaaactcaaaaaaactaCGCGGAACAGGTGTGTTTATTAACGAAGACTTTGCAAAGGAAACAATGGAAAAGCGTAAAAAACTCTGGGATGAAGTGATTAAATTGAGAAAAGAAG CTCCATACGTCGAGCACTCTTCTCAAGTCGTCTACGCAATGAAATAA